The Limosilactobacillus panis DNA segment GCGGAAGCTTGAGATGCGTCACAAGATGCGGAAGGTTAAACGGCAGCGACAACGTCAACACCGCCGGGAGCGAAACGGCCGTTGATTTTTTCTGCCGGGTTCGCTATAATATGGTTCGTTTGGGATATGCCATTACAAATACTACTTTCAGAAACGACTGGGGTGCTGTGACAGTCGAGAGTATTGTGGTGGTGCTCCCCATTCTTAATAATTTGAATATAACCCGGTTTAACCGGGATTAAAGAGGTAAACGAAATCCATCGTTGCAAGCAGAGTGGTACCGCGTCAGTTGGGCGTCTCTGTTAGCAAGGGTGGATTTTGTTTTTGGAAAGGAAGAGGACAGTGAAAAAGCTAAAGAAGCTTAACAGTGCGCAAGTACGGCGCATGTATCTGGAATTCTTTAAGGAACATGGTCACAAGATTATGCCAAGTCAATCCTTGGTGCCAGTTAATGACCCAACCTTGCTATGGATCAACTCTGGGGTCGCCACGATGAAGAAGTACTTCGATGGGAAGGTCGTTCCGGAAAATCCGCGGATGACGTCTTCACAAAAGAGTATTCGGACTAACGATATTGAAAACGTGGGTAAGACGGCGCGGCACCACACCATGTTTGAAATGCTGGGGAACTTCTCAGTAGGTGATTACTTCAAGAATGAAGTTATTCCCTGGGCCTGGGAACTGCTGACCAGTGACAAGTGGTTTGGCTTTGACCCTGAACGTCTTTATATTACTTACTACCCAAAGGATCACGATGCTTATAACAAGTGGCGTGAAGTTGGTGCTGCAAAGGACCACCTGATTCCGGACGAAGATAACTTCTGGGATATTGGTCAGGGTCCTTCTGGTCCAGATACGGAAATCTTTTATGACCGGGGGCAGGAATTCAATAACTTAGCAGATGATGATCCCGAAAACTATCCTGGTGGTGAAAACGAACGCTACCTGGAAATCTGGAACATTGTCTTCAGTCAGTTCAACCACACGCCAGAAAACACTTACGAACCACTGCCGCACAAAAACATTGATACTGGGATGGGGCTAGAACGGGTCGTTTCAATCTTTGAAAACGCCCCAACCAACTTTGAGACCGACTTGTTTATGCCGCTGATCAAGCAGACGGAAGACTTCTCCGCTGGTAAGAAGTACGGGGCCAATAAGGCTGACGATATCCAATTCAAGATCATTGCGGACCACATTCGGACGATTACCTTTGCAATCGGTGATGGGGCCCTGCCATCCAATATGGGACGGGGTTACGTCATCCGGCGGTTGTTACGGCGGGCAGTTGTTGCCGGCAAGAAGCTGGGTATCGATAAGCCATTCTTGGCTAAGATGGTCCCAACCGTTGGTAAGATTATGCAGGACTATTACCCAGAAGTATTGAAGAACGCTGACTACATTTCCTCTGTCATCAAGTCTGAGGAAGACCGCTTCAGTGCGACCTTGAATGGTGGACTCAACCTGTTGAATAACGTTATCGAGCAGGCCAAAAAGGATGGGACGAACGAAATCGATGGGCGGACCGCCTTCAAACTTTACGATACTTATGGCTTCCCAATTGAGTTGACGAAGGAATACGCTGCCGATGAAGGCCTCACCGTTGACCAGAAGGGCTTCGAAGCCGCAATGACTGAACAGCAAAACCGGGCGCGAAATGCTCGTGACATGGATAACGGGATGGGTGTTCAGACCGACCTGTGGACAGAATTTAAGGACCCTAGCGAATACGTTGGTTACACTGACTTGACGGTCAATGATGCCAAGGTGATTGGCCTAGCCCATGACGGCAAGCAGGCCGACAGCGCCCAACCAGGTGACAATGATATCGAAGTTATCTTTGACAAGACCCCATTCTACGCCGAGATGGGTGGTCAGGTTGCCGATACTGGTGACATTATTGATAACTACGGAAACACGGTTGGTCGGGTTGTCGATGTTCAGCACGCACCAAACCAGCAAAACCTGCATCGAATTGAGCTGAAGTCCCCACTAAAGAAGGGTGCCCGCTACAAGCTGGTTGTGGACCGTCTTCGTCACTTGAAGATTGAAAAGAACCATACGGCAACCCACCTGTTGGACCAAGCATTGCGGAATGTCCTCGGTGGGCATACTCAGCAGGCCGGCTCCTTAGTTGAAGAGCACTACCTCCGCTTTGACTTCAACCACTTTGGCCAGGTTACAGCCAAGGACTTGGCCGCGGTGGAAAAGATGGTTAACGAGCAGATCTTTAAGGAGATTCCAGTTAAGACCATTGAAACTGATATTGACTCTGCCAAGGAAATGGGCGCTATTGCTCTCTTCTCCGACAAGTACGGTGATAAGGTCCGGGTTGTTAAGATTGGTGATTACAACACCGAGTTCTGTGGTGGTGACCACGTCAAGAACACCAACGAACTGGGCCTCTTTAAGATTGTTTCTGAAGGGGGCGTTGGTGCCGGTATTCGGCGGATTGAAGCAGTTACTTCAAGTGACGCCTACGATTTCTTACAAAAGCGGAACACAATGCTGGAAAAAGTCGCTAGTGATTTGAAGGTGGCCCAAATTAAGGAAGTCCCTCACCAGGTTGCTAGTTTGCAGAACGAGTTAAAGCAGGCTAATAAGCAGGTTGAAGCTCTGCAAGCCAAGATTGCTGCCCAGCAAGCCAACAGCGTCTTTGATAACGTTGAGGAAACAAAGGGTGGTACACTGATTGCTGCCGAAGTCAAGGTTGCTGGAATGGGCCAGTTACGGCAACTGGCTGATTCTTGGCGGGCAAAGAAGCTTTCCGACGTCCTTGTCTTAGGGACCGCAAACGACGGTAAGGCTAACCTACTGGTTGCGGTCAGTGATGATAGGGTTAAGGCTGGCTTAAAGGCCGGTGACCTGATCAAAGCTATTGCCAAGGCAATTAACGGTGGCGGCGGTGGTCGACCAAACCTCGCCCAAGCTGGTGGTAAGAAGCCAGAAGGAATTCAAGACGCCCTTAAGCTGGCTAAGGAATATTTGAACAAGTAAATTACAGTATGCGAAAGGTCTTTAGCATTCGGAAATTCTGAATACTAAAGACCTCTTCGCGCTTCTTAAGGAACTTTTTTGCCCGCTGAAAGCTTTATATAAGTGGTCCCCTAAATTAGTCGGGCTGAACGGGAGAAAGCTAATTTCCAATAAACACTATAATTGTGCTTTATGGGTTATTATAGTAAAATATTCATTTAAGAGACTACGTGGAGGTGACGATTGATGACTACCAATAATGATAAGACGATGTTCTTTGACTTCGGCCAAGAACGTCAAGAAGATATTAAGCAGACGCTAAAGACGGTTTACGAGTCTTTAGAGGAGAAGGGTTACAACCCGATTAACCAAATCGTTGGTTACCTGCTATCTGGAGACCCAGCATACATTCCGCGGTTAAATGATGCGCGGAACCTAATTCGTCAACATGAACGTGATGAAATTATTGAGGAATTAGTTCGGTCGTACCTGAAGAATAACGGTGAGACTAAATGAGGTTAATGGGGTTAGACGTTGGTTCAAAGACTGTTGGAATTGCCGTTAGTGATCCTTTGGGCTGGACAGCACAAGCGGTGGAAATCATCCCCATTAATGAGGATGAAGAGGTCTTTGGTATTGACCGGGTTGCTGAGTTAGTCAGCAGGGAACAGGTCGCTGGTTTTGTTCTCGGTCTGCCAAAGAATATGAATAATACGGAAGGCCCCCGGGTAGATGCTTCTAAGCATTACGGTGACCTATTAAAGAAACGTTTCCCAGATATCCCTGTTGACTACCAGGATGAACGCTTAACGACGGTTGAAGCCCACCGGATGCTAGTTGAGGAAGCTGATATCTCACGGGCAAAGCAAAAAAAAGTTATTGACGAGGTTGCCGCAACCTTTATCCTGCAGAGTTACCTTGATCGTCACGGCCGACTAGTACAAAAACTAAAATAAAGGATGATTAGAGTGAGTAAAAAGCAAAATAACGACGATAACCTGATTACCTTGATCGATGAGGATGGTAACGAACAACTCTTTAAGGAACTGTTCACCTTCGATTCGGATGATTATGGCAAGTCCTATATCTTTATTTACCCAGCAGAACAGGAAAATGATGACTCAGTGGATATCCAGGCCTACATTGTTGCTGATAACAAAGATGGCGACGGCCAAGACCTTGTTCCAATTGAAGACGACAAAGAATGGGATATGGTTGAGCAGGTCTTGAATACCTTCCTTGACGATGACGGTAACTTCAACGCATAAATTTATGGTGATAATAAAGAATAAAGAAGGGCTCCTAGCGCTCGGCACCGTCGAACACTAGAAGCCTCTTTATACTTGTGGGAGGATTCTCCCACGGATTAGTGGGGCAGGAAAATGATTTTAACCACGTTAATTATCTTAATTTTGATTGGTTGTTTTATAAATGGACACCGCAAGGGTTTAATCATGATGGTCCTGTATACCGGGACATATATTGTCAGTTGGCTTGCTGCCAAGACGGTCGCACCAATGCTCGGGGCATGGTTAAGCCACCTCTTGCCAAATGTTACGGATGAGGCCTCTTATTCAAGCGCAATTCTTTCGGCGGTCGATACGAGTGCCTTTTTCAGCCGGGGGATCGCCTTTCTCCTGGTGTTTACCGCAGTTTCCATCATTTGTCACTGGGGGATCCGCCAACTGCGCTGGATTAAGCGGGTACCCATTATTGGGACGGTGGACCGCCTCGCCGGTGGGGTTCTGT contains these protein-coding regions:
- the alaS gene encoding alanine--tRNA ligase, whose protein sequence is MKKLKKLNSAQVRRMYLEFFKEHGHKIMPSQSLVPVNDPTLLWINSGVATMKKYFDGKVVPENPRMTSSQKSIRTNDIENVGKTARHHTMFEMLGNFSVGDYFKNEVIPWAWELLTSDKWFGFDPERLYITYYPKDHDAYNKWREVGAAKDHLIPDEDNFWDIGQGPSGPDTEIFYDRGQEFNNLADDDPENYPGGENERYLEIWNIVFSQFNHTPENTYEPLPHKNIDTGMGLERVVSIFENAPTNFETDLFMPLIKQTEDFSAGKKYGANKADDIQFKIIADHIRTITFAIGDGALPSNMGRGYVIRRLLRRAVVAGKKLGIDKPFLAKMVPTVGKIMQDYYPEVLKNADYISSVIKSEEDRFSATLNGGLNLLNNVIEQAKKDGTNEIDGRTAFKLYDTYGFPIELTKEYAADEGLTVDQKGFEAAMTEQQNRARNARDMDNGMGVQTDLWTEFKDPSEYVGYTDLTVNDAKVIGLAHDGKQADSAQPGDNDIEVIFDKTPFYAEMGGQVADTGDIIDNYGNTVGRVVDVQHAPNQQNLHRIELKSPLKKGARYKLVVDRLRHLKIEKNHTATHLLDQALRNVLGGHTQQAGSLVEEHYLRFDFNHFGQVTAKDLAAVEKMVNEQIFKEIPVKTIETDIDSAKEMGAIALFSDKYGDKVRVVKIGDYNTEFCGGDHVKNTNELGLFKIVSEGGVGAGIRRIEAVTSSDAYDFLQKRNTMLEKVASDLKVAQIKEVPHQVASLQNELKQANKQVEALQAKIAAQQANSVFDNVEETKGGTLIAAEVKVAGMGQLRQLADSWRAKKLSDVLVLGTANDGKANLLVAVSDDRVKAGLKAGDLIKAIAKAINGGGGGRPNLAQAGGKKPEGIQDALKLAKEYLNK
- a CDS encoding IreB family regulatory phosphoprotein; translated protein: MTTNNDKTMFFDFGQERQEDIKQTLKTVYESLEEKGYNPINQIVGYLLSGDPAYIPRLNDARNLIRQHERDEIIEELVRSYLKNNGETK
- the ruvX gene encoding Holliday junction resolvase RuvX — translated: MRLMGLDVGSKTVGIAVSDPLGWTAQAVEIIPINEDEEVFGIDRVAELVSREQVAGFVLGLPKNMNNTEGPRVDASKHYGDLLKKRFPDIPVDYQDERLTTVEAHRMLVEEADISRAKQKKVIDEVAATFILQSYLDRHGRLVQKLK
- a CDS encoding DUF1292 domain-containing protein, giving the protein MIRVSKKQNNDDNLITLIDEDGNEQLFKELFTFDSDDYGKSYIFIYPAEQENDDSVDIQAYIVADNKDGDGQDLVPIEDDKEWDMVEQVLNTFLDDDGNFNA
- a CDS encoding CvpA family protein, with the protein product MILTTLIILILIGCFINGHRKGLIMMVLYTGTYIVSWLAAKTVAPMLGAWLSHLLPNVTDEASYSSAILSAVDTSAFFSRGIAFLLVFTAVSIICHWGIRQLRWIKRVPIIGTVDRLAGGVLSLVIGYIIIFLVLAVTQLWPAGWWQMQIANSGLARLIINQTPVLAHLLLQTIG